The region ATTGGGCAGCACTAGCATTATTAAGAGGAGTAATGTCTAGTCCAAGAGCAGGATTGGATATGTTAAAAGCAAAAAGAGCTAAACAAATCATTAGTGATGAGATCATAGTTGAAAACCCATTATTATCTGCTGAAAATGAAGATTCAGATATATTGGAAACAGATCTAATGGAACAATTAGAATTACAGTCAGAAGATGTAATTACAATAGATAATTTGATCAAGCAAGTTGAGCAATTAATGACCTTAAAAAATGATAATAAGGCAAAATTCGCGATTGATCAGGTAAAAGAATGGGTAGGTAATGGCGTCTATCCTATAATTTTCTGCCGTTATATTGCAACAGCTAAATATTTAGGAGATTTATTAAAAAGCGCTTTACCTAAAGGTATTGATGTGCAAGCCATCACTTCAGAATTTGCAGATGAGCAACGTAAAGAAATGATTGACGGAATGGGTAAAAGCAATAAGCGCGTTTTAATTGCAACGGATTGTTTGTCTGAAGGAATTAATCTACAAGAACATTTTACAGCAGTATTACATTATGATTTACCTTGGAACCCTAATCGTTTAGAACAGCGTGAAGGACGTGTAGATCGTTATGGTCAAGAAGCTGAAACAGTATATGCTTATTTATTATGGGGCGAAGACAACCCTATAGATAGTGTGGTTTTAAAAGTATTGATTAAAAAAGTTAGAGACATTCAAAAAGCAACTGGGGTTTCAATTGTTATTGGAGACGAGAATAAATCTATTATGGATGCTGTATTAAAAGAAGTCTTATTAGATCCTTCAAAAGCAGTATTAAGTGAAAACCAAATGGCCATAGATTTTGGAGATGAGGTTTCAAATGCCAATAAAATAATTACAAATCAACTTGAACAAGCCAAACAAAAAGCAGAAAAACTACGTACTATTTTTGCACATGAAAGTATAAAGCCAGAAGCCATTGAAAAGGAATTAAAAGAAGTAGATGAAGTAATAGGTGATGTAAAGACGGTTGAAAACTTTGTAATACATGCTTGTAGAACCTTAGGAGCAACTGTAAACAAAGAAAATAAAGGTTATATTTTAGACCCATTTAACTTACCTGAACATTTAAAAAGGACTTTACCAGATGCACCCCAAATTCCATTGAGTTTTGTCTCTCCAACACCTAGAGGAAGAATATATATTGGTCGTAATCATAAATTGGTAGAGCAATTAGCGCAGCTAATGATGTCTTTGGCTTTTGAGCCTAAAAAAGGGGTCAATCATATTGCACGTGCTGCCGTAATTCAAACAGATGCAGTAAAAGCAAGAACTACCATTGTGCAATTTAGAGTTAGAAATGTAATTAAAGAAGTAAACAGAAATAGAGAGTTAATTGCAGAAGAATTGTACTTGTGGGGGTATAGTGGTAAAGAGAGCTCTAAAGAAATACTAGATTATCAAACTTGTAAAAAACTATTAAATGAAGCGAAAAGTGCTGTAAATATATCTCAAGAACGTCAAGAACAATTATTTACAGAGGTAAAAGAAACGTATCATACCTTAAAAAGTGAAGTACAAATTTTGTCAGAAGAAAGAGCAATGCACTTAGTAGCATCTCATGGCAGATTTAAAGAATTAGTGGGAGGGAGAAGATATGAAGCAGTGCATCCTGTTTTACCTCCAGATGTTATCGGTATTTATGTATTAATGCCTAAACCTAAAATGCTGTAGACTATGAACTTTTCAAGCATCAACATACAAGGAAATATTCTTTCTTCAGAGATTTTAGACAAAATTCGTTCAGAAGAAAAATTCAAACACCAACAACCGGAAGCATTTGGTTTAGCAAGAACTGCTTCATTAAGAGATGAGATAGGAATGTCTTGGGCAATAATGCGTACACATTGGCAAGCCTATAAAAAAAGACTAGAAACCTTACCAAAAGGAGATACAGGAACGTCACTAACGAGAGAACGTTTAATCATTCCTTTATTAAGTGAATTAGGATTCGAAGTTTCTCGCCAAAAGGCACAATTGGTAAATGGCAAGTCTTACGCAATAAGTCATGGTGCTACTAATAAAGATCATTACCCAATTCATATTATGGGGTATAATGATCACTTAGACAAACGAAGAGATGTTGGAGGTCCGCGTTTATCTCCTCATGCATTGGTGCAAGAATACCTCAACAATACAGAGCATTTATACGCATTAGTTACCAATGGAAAGCAATTACGATTATTACGTGATGCTACAAGATTGGTAAGGATGAGTTATGTGGAGTTCGATTTAGAACGCATGTTTGAAGAGGAGCTATATGCAGATTTCTCTCTACTATTTCGTGTATTGCATGCAACACGAATGCCAGATAAAATTGATGGCGGTTCAGAAAGTGTTATTGAGTATTACCATCAAGAAAGTATGGCTTCGGGTACACGCATTCGTGAAAAGTTAAGTGAAGCCGTGGAAAACTCTATCAAAACATTAGCAAATGGTTTTTTAGAGCATCTTAGCAATACAGAATTGATACAATTATTTGAAACGAATTCAATTTCGGCTGATCAATATTATACACAACAATTAAGTTTAATTTACAGAATACTTTTTCTAATTGTTTTAGAAGAACGCAAATTAATTTATCCTGATGATTTAACAGAAGAACAACAACGTTTTAGAAAGGTATATTATCGATATTATAGTATAGAACGCTTACGTAAATTAACAGAAAATAGAGTCTATGTAGATGCGGATAAATACGATTTATGGGAAAGTTTAAAAACTACCTTTTTAATATTTGAACATGAAGAGTATGGAGCTAAATTAGGAATAAAACCTCTAGGCAGTGGTTTATTTGCATCTAATGCTATTGGCATTTTAAAAGAACAGTTTTTAAGCAATGGTAATTTAATTGAAGTTTTAAAACGTTTAACAACCTTTGTAAACGAACAAAAAGTATTAGTTCGTGTCAATTATTCCGATTTAGATGTAGAGGAGTTTGGTTCTATCTATGAAGGGTTATTAGACTACAAACCTGTAGTTCAAAATATAGGTTCACAATTTCAATTTAGTTTTATACCAGGAGATGATCGTTCTAGTTCTGGCTCTCATTATACACCGGAAGAATTGGTGAAACCCTTAATAAAACATTCTTTAGAGTATATCATCGCAGATAAATTAAAAGAATCAAATCCAGAAGAAGCACTTCTTTCTATTACAGTATGTGATGTAGCTTGTGGTTCTGGTCATATATTACTGTCTGCAGCGCGAAAAATAGCAACAGAATTGGCTAGTATACGTGAAGGTGCAGAACAACCTTCGCCAACTTATTACAGAGCAGCAATGAAAGATGTGATACGTAACTGTATTTACGGGGTAGATTTAAACCCATTGGCAGTAGAGTTGTGTAAAGTAGCATTGTGGTTAGAAGCACACAACCCAAACGAACCTTTAAACTTTTTAGACCATCATATTAAATGTGGGAACGCTATTGTAGGTTTGGCTCATTTTGAAGAATTACAAAACGGTATTGCCACAGAAGCTTTTAAAACCTTACCGGGAGACGACAAAGAGTTTGCAGCAACGCTAAGAAAGAAAAACACAGCAGAACGCAAAACCAAACAAATTAGCACATTTGATACCGAAAAAGAAGATGTAAACCTACAAGGCATACAAAAAGAATTTGCAACATTTGTAGCATTACCCGAATCTTCACCAGAAGAAATTGCAGCCAAAGCAGAGGCTTATAAAAACTTAACAACAGATAAAAAATGGTACCGTTTAAAAAACTTAGCAGACTTGCAAGTAGCGCAATTTTTTATACCCAAAACAGTTGAAAACAGAGAGAAACTAACTACTAACGAAAAATACAAAACTTATTTAAACTCGGGTGCTCAAATTATAGACCGTGGAGCTGCAAATGCAATGGCAGTTAAAAAACGTTTTTTTCATTGGTTTTTAGAATTTCCACAAGTATTTAGCAATGGGGGTTTTGATTGTATTTTAGGAAATCCTCCTTTTTTAGGTGGACAAAAATTAAGTGGTACTTATGGATATCCATTTACGGAATTTATAAAATATGAATACACACCAATAGGCAGTGTAGATCTTGTTACTTACTTTTTTAGAAGAATATTTCAAATAATTAAAAAGGGAGGATTTCAATCATTAATATCTACTAATACTATAGCTCAAGGGAATGCTAGAACTGATGGTTTAGTTATTATTAAAGAAAAAGGTGGCGCCATAAATTATGCAGTGAAATCAATGAAGTGGCCGGGATTAGCAGCGGTTGAAGTTGCCCTCGTAACTATCTTTAAAGGAAAATGGATTAAAACTTTGGTGTTAGATCAAAAAAAAGTAGAATATATTACTACTTATCTAGATAATCAGGAGTTTTTAGGAGAGCCTTATTCATTAGTTTCAAACACAAATAAAAGTTTCCAAGGCTCAATCATTTTAGGAAAAGGATTTGTGATTGAAAAAGAAAAAGCTAATCGAATTATTAATTCAAATTCAAAATACAAAAATGTATTATATCCGTTTTTAAATGGACAAGATTTAAACAATACGATCGATCAAAAAGCAAAACGCTGGGTTATTAATTTCTTTGATTGGAAAAAAGAAAAAGCGGAAAAGTACGAGCAATGTTTCGATATGGTTGAAGATACTGTACTTAAGGAGCGGATAGCTTCAAATAGAAAAAAAGAAAATGATGGAAAGACTTTAAATAATGATGACATAAAAAAGGTAGATGACTTTTGGAATTACCTTAGGCCAAGAATAGAATTATATAAGTTATTAAAATCTAAAAATGAAGCTCTAGTTATTGCAAGAATTAGTAAAACTGTTGCATTTGAAATTGTTGAAGCAAACCAAGTATTTGCGGATGCTTTGGTAGTATTTCCTGAATTTGGAAAAACTCATTTGGGATGTTTACAATCTTCCCTTCATGTTCATTGGGCTTGGAAGTATTGCACTACGATGAAGGCAGACCTAAACTATTCTCCAGGTAAAACTTTTGAAACATTTCCATTTCCAAATGATTTTTCAAATCTAGAAGAGCTTGTTACAAGTTATATTTCAAAAAGAAAAGCTTTATGCTTAAATTACAATATAGGTTTAACAGGTTTAAATGGGCTATTTAATGATTCAAAGAATAAAGAAGATGGCATTGTTGAACTACGCAAAATATATAAAGAAATGGATAATGTTGTTTTAGCAGCATATGGTTGGCAAGACATTAATTTACTTCATGATTTTTATGAAGTAGACTATTTACCAGAAAATGATAGAGTACGTTATACCGTTCACCCAGATGCACGTAAAGAAGTTTTAAAACGCTTGTTACTCTTAAACCATGAACGTTATGAAGATGAGGTAAAACAAGGTTTGCATAAAAAGAAAGATGTTGTTGCTTTTTACAAACAAAAAAACCAAGAAGTACCTGAAGATATAACGTTTAGTGATGGTAAAAAGAAACCTGTTAAAAGAAAAAAAGTAACTGCTTTAGAAGAACCAAAAGAGCAATATGGTTTATTCAATGACGTTGCCAAAGAAATAAAAGAAAATAGGAAGCTTACTATTAAAAATGAAGAAGGTGTTATTTTTAAATACCACATTACTCAAAAAGCTACAAAAGGGAATTTTACAGGAGCCTTTAAACAAATTGCAACAGATTCAACTTTGGCAGAAATTATGTTGGGTAGAAAGGTTGGAGATAGCTTTAATTTTGGTGGGGTTGGGTATGTAATTTTGGAGGTGGAGTAGTACATTAGATTATGAAGAATAATTGTTAAAAGAAAAAAGAAAAAAAATGAGCATTGAAAACCCAAAAAAAGAAAAAAAACTAGTAAATAAAGTTGAAATCCTTTCAAATGCAGAGAAGGCATTTGAAAAAATGACAAATGTTTTATTAGATTTAAAACCTCCAGAGACAATTTATACCTCTAGGAATGAAGATAATTTCTTTAACGAGCTTAAAGCTTTTGTAAAACTAGAAATTGAAAACATTAAAAAAATAACGCATCACCTAAAAGAGAATGTAGAATGGGCGCAATTAAATGCAGCTTTTTTTGGTGAAACGAATGCAGGTAAAAGTACAACTATAGAGTCTTTGTTATCTTATTTGGATGTACCTAGGAATGGCAAAACGATTGGAGATGGCTCTAAAGATTTTACAAAAGAGGTAACCTATCACAATTTTAACAGCAATGGAAAAAAAATTGGGTTGATAGATTTGCCCGGTATAGAAGGAGATGAACAAGGAAACTTAGATGATATAGACGCTAAACTAAGACGAGGTATAACAAAAGCACATGTTGTCTTTTATGTTTACGGAAATAGTAAAAAACCCGAGCCAGCAACCGTAAAAAAAATTAATAAATATTTAAACGAACAAGCTACCGTTATTAGCATTTGTAACAATCGAGGTAAAGCAGCAAAATACAAGAGAATTCTTAATAAAGAAGGTAAAGTAGCATTAAAAGCGTCAGAGGTAAACGAGCAATCTAAAGAAATCTTAAAAGAAGTATTAGGAAAACAGTATAATGGTGATTTGTTTATAAATTCTTTAGCAGCGTATCTAAGTGTTGGTGAAATTGAAAGAGATGATTTTAAAGCTGATAAGAAAGCTTTTTTAGAAGTTTTTAAAACAGAAGATAAATTAAGGACTTTTTCTAATTTAAATTCTATTATAGACACTATAGAGATAAAATCTAAAAATGAGGAGTCTGTAATACTAGAAGCAAACAAGCAAAAATTAAACCGTGTTTTACGTGAAGTAGCTACAAACTTAAGTGATTTTAAACAAATAGAGATTTCTGAAGAAAAAATTGAAAAAACAAGAATTGAAATAGAAGAATTCTTTAAAACAGTAAAATCAGATATCAAACTATATCAAACTAAATGTAAAAATAGTTTAGAAATATCGATTGACAATCATTTTAGAAAATTACAAACAGAAATTTTCAGAATGATTGACGACGGAAATGTTAAAGAAGAAAAAGTTAAAATTTTAGTTGAATACCAATCAAAAAGACTACAAACTACATTGGTTAAGTCACTAAAATATTACAATAGCAGTTTAATTATAAGAATAGAAGATAGATTAAAAAAATTAGAGCGTTATTCTAAAGTAAATATCAATCAGTTATTTTCTAATACAGTACAAATAGGTAATATTAATTTAGAGGGTCTTACAGAGTTAGATGTTTCTTTTGCTGATATTGCAGGTTTTGCTGCTGCTTTTGGTGGTTTTGTATTTGGTCCTTGGGGTGGTGCTATTTCATTAGCACGTTGGGGAATTTCAAAACTATTTTTTGGAGATGGTGGTAAAGCAAAGGCAAAGGCAAAAATTTCAAATGAATTAAGAATTAAAAGGGATAAGTTAAAAGAAGAATTTAGAAATCAAATTATTAAAAAACAATACGATTCAATTGAAGCAGAAGTTTTTCAAAGATTTAAGCAATTGAACGACGTTCCAAATGAAATGTTAGATTGGAGAGAGAAAATAAATAATAGTTTAAAAGAAATAGAAAGCCTAATAATTAATTAAATTATGAAAAATAAGAAGCATATAGAAAATCTAGCAAAGTTATTACTTTTAATAAAAGAAGGAAATATTTATGGACTTGGCCTTAAAGATGTGGAAACTAAAATAGCATCTGCCATAGAAAGTTTAGAAAACAATTTACTTAATGTTGTTTTGTTTGGTTCTTTTTCAGATGGTAAAACCACAGTAGCTGCCGGTTGGTTGGAAGAAGAATTTGATAATATGAAAATAGATACAAATGAATCATCTGATGAAATTTGTATTTACAACTCTACATTAAAAAATGTTAGAATTATTGATACCCCAGGTTTATTTGGGGACAAACAAAAATCTGTAGACAATGTCGTTATTAAATATGAAGAACAAACAAAAAAATATATTTCAGAAGCACATTTAATATTGTACGTTGTTGAAGCTGTAAATCCTATTAAAGATTCTCATAAGAATATTATTAAATGGGTATTGCAAGATTTAGGAAAGTTAGAGCAAACCATCTTTGTAGTAAATAAAATGGACGACGTAGCAAACCTTGAAGATGAAAAAGATTTTATAAGAAATGCAGAAATAAAAACAAAAGTTATAAAAGATACCATAAAATCATTTTTAGAAATTAGTGAAGAGAAATCAGAAAAATTAAATATTGTATGTGTATCTGCAGATCCGTTTGAAGAAGGATTAAAAGAATGGTTTAATAATATAAAAGAGTATCGCGAACTTTCGCGTTTAGAGGGTTTAAAAACAATAACTTCAGATATAGTTCAAAATAACGAAGAAAGGCTTATCAGCGGAGTTTCTAAAAGTGTAATGAAGGACGTTATAACAACAAAAACAAATGAACTAAATGAAATTATAAATATTGAAAAACAAAATATTTATAAACAAAAACTTGAATTAAAAAGACTGAGTTCTGATATAGGTTATTTAAAAACAGATGCAGGTACGGCAGTAAGGCAAGCAAAGGATAACTTAGGTAATTTAAGAGATGCTATTTTTTATGAAATAGATGGGGCAACTAGAGAAACCTATTATTCTGTAATCGAAAGAAATTTAGGTGTAAAAAAGAATGGTAAAGAATTGGAAATTGGTTTTTTATTACAACAAAAAGTTCAGGGAATTATTGATGAAGCAATTGAAGGGTTACAAGGGCGAACTCAAAAAATAACTTTAGATTTAGAAGAAACAGTTCGTGAAATAAATGAAGGTATGCAAAGGATGGCAGCTTCTGGCTTATCAGAACTTATTAAAAATGCAAGTAAAATTCCGGTTAGTAAAATTAGAGATGGTATATTATCTGCTAGAAATACGTTAAAACTCTCTACCAAATTTAAGCCTTGGGGGGCGTTAAAACTTGCTGGTAACTTTGCAAAAGGAGCGGCAATTTTAGGTGCTTTATTAGATATTGGAATTTCATATTGGGAAAAGAAAAAGGCAGAGAAATTTAATAAAGAAAAAATGGAGATGAAACAATCAATAGGTAGTTTTTTCTCAGATATTTTAGATGATTTAGGCTCTACGGATGATTTTATTAATAAGTATATTCCATCTTTTAATACATTACAAAGTACCATAGAAGATTTAGAAACAAACAATGTGAGTTTTGAAGAAAAATTAGAGAAATCAACTGTTTGGAAAGATAAGGTTTTTAATTTTTTTGACGCAGAAGAGATACCTTTTGAAGAAATTTAATTTTGATGAATGTAGTTCAGGAGCTTGCTAACATGATATGCATAAGTTTAAAATATATTAAAAAAAATTAGAAGATGAAAAAGTATAAAAAAAAATTCTCTAATAATATAATAACAAATAATAGAAAATCTTGTTAGATGATAAGTCACATTAATAATTTAATAAAATCTACAAAAAAACAATATGCTGATAATTACAGCTATATGTTAAGAGATTACAACCAAGAGAATGAAACAGTAAAAGGCTACAATGGTCGTCAGTTATTAGAGCTATTGCAGAACTGCGATGATGAAGGATCTAAGGAAGTACTCATAAAATTAGATACAAAAAAAAGGCAAGTCTCAATTCATAATATTGGAACACCATTTTCTGAAAAAGGATATCGTTCTTTATTTATTTCTAATTTATCTTCTAAAACAGAACAAAAAAAGTATATAGGTAATAAAGGACTAGGGTTTAGATCAATTATTAACTGGAGTAAGGGCATAGAAATTCAAAGTAATAATATTTCTCTAAGCTATTCAGAGAAAAAAAGAAAAGCAAATTTTCAGGAATTATTTGATACTGAAATTCAACAACAAATTAGAACAGAGCAAAATTTAAAAGACCATGTAATTCCCTTGCCTTTTCTTACCATTCCAGATATATCTGTAATCGAACAAAAGGAATATGTTACGAGTATAATTATCGAATATAAAATAAGTTTTTTAAAAGATATTATAAAACAAATTAGAGCAATCACCCCTGAAACTATTTTATTTTTAAACAATATTCAAAACATAAAATTTGAAGGTTTAGAAGGTAAAGAAAATATTTCGTGTAAAAGAGAAGTTATAACAAGAAGTGAAGATATATTTGAGCCAAAAACAAAAATAAGTTTCGAAAATGGAACTATTTGGCAAATTTTCGAGAAAGAGAAAGTCCTTCCTGAAAAATATTGGGATAAAATCAAACAAGATGAAGAGTTTTATCAAATTAAAATAGCAATTGAAGAGAACTTTGAATACAGCTCACCTTTCTTATATTCTTTCTTTCCAACTAGAATTCAATTAAAACAACCATACATTTTGCATGCAACTTTTGATTTGGATGCCACTAGAAATCAAATTAACGATTCTGAAAAAAACAGGTTTATCCTTAAGAAAATAGTGAAATTCACAACAAAAGTTGCGAAATATTTTTCCAGAGATGAAGTGTCTTACAAACCTTTAGAAATTTTACATCATATAAACAAGGCTGATACCTTAGCTGAATTAGGTTATTATGATTTAATTGATTCTGCGATACACATAGAGTCAATACTTCCTTGTATAGATAATACATATAAAACACTAGAAGAATCTATTTTTATAAGCAATGTATTTGGGCAAATGCTTTTAAATATTGGTGCTGAAAATGAGATTAACTGTCATTTATTACCACTTGAAAATAAAAATCTAAGAGATTATAATTTAGAAGGTCATATTGATAATGATTTAGTTGTCCTAAAAGATGTAATAGAAATTATAAATAGAATCTCAGCCAAAGAGCTGTCAATGATAAATAGAGCTCAATTTATTTACCAGATTGTAGAAAATTGTGATTTCATTAAAGAGGACTACGAAAATAGCATGACATTTTTAGTGAATGATCAATTAATGAACATTCAAATAGGAGAATATATTTATACACCAATAACAAAAAAAAATGAATTAAAAACACCCTCTTTTGCCAATATTCAATTCCTTAATAAGGCCTTATATGACGAGTTGCTCGAAATGTTTGAGTTCAATGTTGATGAAAATTCTAATAAATCTAGATTTATATATGATCAATTAAAGGGGTTTTGTAATATTCATAGTTATGAACCAGCTACCTTGGCGCAAAAAATAATAAGCGAATCAAGAAATCGATTAAATACATCTCCAGAAAATAAGGTTGATATAATAAAAGAAATGAACCAATGTTTATTTCATAATTTTCAAAAACTCAATGATGAAACAAAATTACCGGAAGCTATTCGTGTTCCCGGGATTACAAAAAAGGGGAATATTAAACTAGTAGATGAATTGGTTTTTTCAGATGAATACCCAATAGGCAAAATCACTGAAACAATTTTTAAAGGTATTTACAAGCCAAATGATTTTATTGGGGCACCTGATATCCTTGGATTAGATGTTCAAGACAAGAATAAAGTACAGGATTACCTAAAATGGATTGGAGTTAATGATTTTGCAATTTATAAATCAATTACAACTCAGGATGAAAACCTTCAAAAGTATCGAGTTTATTTAACCAATGTATTAAATGAACATATTGATTCACGTATTAAAGCAAGAGTATGGAGTATTAAGAATCTTGAAATTATTTTAAAATTAATTTCTATTGAAAAGTTTATTTTATGGATTCATTTTGATGAAAAATTACGGAAGCAATTGAATGATCTGGAAAATGTCGACTCTTTACAATATTTTTACAGAACTTGGAATTCTGTTTATGTAAAACCATCGTATATTAAATATCAGATTGATCAATTAAGTAATTATATTTTGTCAGATTATCTAATAGATGAAAGATATAGTTGGATCAATAATTTTTCATTTGACTATAGAAAAGATTTTTTCAAAGAGCATGGTATATCAAAAAGTAGTATAGATGCTATTTTACTAATATTGGGGGCTAAAGATGATTTTAGTAACTTATCAATTGATAAAGTTTTAGAAACAATAAATAAATTACCAGAGAGATATCCAAATGGGAAGAAAACTCAAATAATTTATAAAATGGCCTTGGCTAATTATAAAGAAAATGGGAATAGCTTAAATAGTGAGGTGTTTCTTTTTGCAGATGATGGTAAGGAATTGAAACCATTTCCTCAATCTGAAGTATATTTTAGTGATAATATAAAACTCCCAAAGCAGTTGATGAAAGACTTTCCTGT is a window of Polaribacter litorisediminis DNA encoding:
- a CDS encoding DUF3883 domain-containing protein, which translates into the protein MISHINNLIKSTKKQYADNYSYMLRDYNQENETVKGYNGRQLLELLQNCDDEGSKEVLIKLDTKKRQVSIHNIGTPFSEKGYRSLFISNLSSKTEQKKYIGNKGLGFRSIINWSKGIEIQSNNISLSYSEKKRKANFQELFDTEIQQQIRTEQNLKDHVIPLPFLTIPDISVIEQKEYVTSIIIEYKISFLKDIIKQIRAITPETILFLNNIQNIKFEGLEGKENISCKREVITRSEDIFEPKTKISFENGTIWQIFEKEKVLPEKYWDKIKQDEEFYQIKIAIEENFEYSSPFLYSFFPTRIQLKQPYILHATFDLDATRNQINDSEKNRFILKKIVKFTTKVAKYFSRDEVSYKPLEILHHINKADTLAELGYYDLIDSAIHIESILPCIDNTYKTLEESIFISNVFGQMLLNIGAENEINCHLLPLENKNLRDYNLEGHIDNDLVVLKDVIEIINRISAKELSMINRAQFIYQIVENCDFIKEDYENSMTFLVNDQLMNIQIGEYIYTPITKKNELKTPSFANIQFLNKALYDELLEMFEFNVDENSNKSRFIYDQLKGFCNIHSYEPATLAQKIISESRNRLNTSPENKVDIIKEMNQCLFHNFQKLNDETKLPEAIRVPGITKKGNIKLVDELVFSDEYPIGKITETIFKGIYKPNDFIGAPDILGLDVQDKNKVQDYLKWIGVNDFAIYKSITTQDENLQKYRVYLTNVLNEHIDSRIKARVWSIKNLEIILKLISIEKFILWIHFDEKLRKQLNDLENVDSLQYFYRTWNSVYVKPSYIKYQIDQLSNYILSDYLIDERYSWINNFSFDYRKDFFKEHGISKSSIDAILLILGAKDDFSNLSIDKVLETINKLPERYPNGKKTQIIYKMALANYKENGNSLNSEVFLFADDGKELKPFPQSEVYFSDNIKLPKQLMKDFPVLNFPARSGGAEAIDFFGINDLSAIKIELISSKLVPELNSKFNEFLELLKPTILTYRINAIEENRLHKIQASICKKITFVLCSQIEYSIGDASYEVLDYEFIHNKDQTYYVKVNEYDTIHNLKSNRTFINSCADIVSLSFDVRGDRNEFRHLFSNEFEDTLTNIKVDFGEDTFNEARELLGLADYKQAFWQAIFVSKGIKFLKHMDDLTLEAYIKSHFNLDVNVNVLDYEKINDEDEMNKIQNLFDTINLELESFSTHYPYNISLEEIHFSMIKNVLLSKKTIIKSAIWKKLKSKPIIDQSEYLNEINKFEDFYDFVREIAEKNKYNFNIDLDLIFIEYVNQLYYEVDIKDEVDVSDIRDKNSEMFTEEELYKVNQSKRLKSLLFFENAINTIKSEIIEQVQALGDDATTQNNLNYEETKIISSEKLKEKERNGKGNKRGKRVFIPKDSDDRKLKEIGNTAEEYVFNHLKKNNFNNVDWVSKDNENLQCDIRFTDEQGVLKYIEVKSFDSGRFYLSSSEFEFGKSEIDNYEIWLVRNKNEIIKIQDFFTNSKYNPITSEYEVNLEVE